The Crocosphaera subtropica ATCC 51142 genome includes a window with the following:
- a CDS encoding DUF4435 domain-containing protein has translation MANNPDQLRDFRGKATVAFTLFTRQYEKNKLALFCFFEGKDDSKYYSVRIDLIVKPIDDNYFPCGKKSEVLRTHSLITEQEYYNHAKTAYFIDKDFDESIYKTLDADNASKIYETPCYSIENFYTSSYCFKRILRSEFTIDEIDDNFDTCLDLYENRQNEFHEKVGLLNAYIACLMKKDEQEKLDLKSKHNKLMKWFIIELDKIKSNYNLETLNNEFSPKNNPSQQDINKELNYLRSQDCQKSFRGKFEIEFLRKFLEKLKEEANKKKDQQIYFSKKLTVSLLLSNDNILSQLSQYADTPDCLVKYLEQFKENVNTNQ, from the coding sequence ATGGCAAATAATCCCGATCAATTAAGAGATTTTAGAGGTAAAGCGACGGTTGCTTTTACTTTATTTACAAGACAATACGAAAAAAATAAATTAGCTTTGTTTTGCTTCTTTGAGGGAAAAGATGATAGTAAATATTACAGTGTGAGAATTGATTTAATTGTCAAACCAATAGATGATAATTATTTTCCCTGTGGTAAAAAGTCAGAAGTTTTAAGAACTCATTCTTTAATTACTGAGCAAGAATATTATAATCATGCTAAAACAGCTTATTTTATTGATAAAGATTTTGATGAGTCTATCTATAAAACTTTAGATGCTGATAATGCAAGTAAAATTTATGAAACCCCTTGTTATTCTATTGAAAATTTTTATACATCGAGTTATTGTTTTAAACGAATTCTTAGAAGTGAATTTACTATTGATGAAATAGATGATAATTTTGATACCTGTTTAGACTTATATGAAAATAGACAAAATGAATTCCATGAAAAAGTTGGATTATTGAATGCTTATATTGCTTGTTTAATGAAAAAAGATGAGCAAGAAAAACTTGATTTAAAAAGTAAACACAATAAATTAATGAAATGGTTTATTATAGAATTAGATAAAATAAAATCAAACTATAATCTTGAAACTTTAAATAATGAATTTTCGCCCAAAAATAATCCTTCACAGCAAGACATTAATAAAGAACTTAATTACTTAAGATCCCAAGATTGTCAAAAAAGTTTTCGAGGAAAATTTGAAATAGAATTTTTACGTAAATTTTTAGAAAAACTAAAAGAAGAAGCTAATAAAAAAAAAGATCAACAAATCTATTTTTCCAAGAAACTAACTGTTTCATTATTGTTGAGTAACGATAATATTCTCTCTCAGTTATCTCAATATGCAGATACTCCTGATTGTTTGGTCAAATATCTAGAACAATTTAAAGAAAACGTCAATACAAATCAATAA
- the acs gene encoding acetate--CoA ligase translates to MVASSEKNNIESVLQEKRVFNPPADFATNAHIKSLQQYEELYEKAKNDPETFWAELAEQELYWFEKWDQVLDWNPPTAKWFVNGKLNMSYNCLDRHLTTWRRNKAAIIWEGEPGDSRTLTYGELHREVCQFANVLKDMGVQKGDRVGIYMPMVPEAAIAMLACTRIGAPHSVVFGGFSAEALRDRLEDAEAKVVITADGGFRKDKIVPLKIEVDQALENGASSVEKVIVVQRTKQDVTMREGRDYWWHDLQKDASPKCDAEVMDSEDPLFILYTSGSTGKPKGVVHTTGGYNLYTHMTTKWIFDLKDTDVYWCTADVGWITGHSYIVYGPLSNGATSLMYEGVPRPSNPGCFWDVVEKYGVNVFYTAPTAIRAFMKMGEELPNARDLSSLRLLGTVGEPINPEAWMWYHRVIGGEKCPIVDTWWQTETGGIMITPLPGATPTKPGSATRPFPGIIADVVDKDGNPVPNNAGGYLVIKHPWPSMLRTVYNNPERFQKTYWDPIPEVEGKPVYFAGDSARKDENGYFWIMGRTDDVMNVSGHRLGSMELESALVSHPAVAEASVVGVPHEIKGEDIYAFVTLKDNYSPSDELNKELKQHVVTKISAIARPGTIQFAEALPKTRSGKIVRRFLRQIAAGQDIVGDKSTVVDPSVLDQLREKG, encoded by the coding sequence ATGGTTGCATCCTCCGAAAAAAATAACATTGAATCTGTCTTACAAGAAAAACGGGTTTTTAACCCTCCGGCTGACTTTGCTACCAACGCACATATCAAAAGTCTTCAACAATATGAAGAACTATATGAGAAGGCCAAAAACGATCCCGAAACCTTTTGGGCAGAACTAGCAGAACAAGAATTATATTGGTTCGAGAAATGGGATCAAGTTCTAGACTGGAACCCCCCCACCGCCAAATGGTTTGTTAATGGCAAACTGAATATGTCCTATAACTGCCTCGATCGCCATCTTACCACTTGGCGACGCAACAAAGCAGCTATTATCTGGGAAGGAGAACCCGGCGACTCTCGCACCCTCACCTACGGGGAACTACACCGAGAAGTGTGTCAGTTTGCCAATGTGTTGAAAGACATGGGAGTGCAAAAAGGCGATCGCGTGGGTATTTATATGCCGATGGTTCCCGAAGCTGCGATCGCTATGTTAGCCTGTACTCGGATCGGTGCGCCCCATAGTGTCGTATTTGGTGGGTTTAGTGCCGAAGCATTACGCGATCGCTTAGAAGATGCAGAGGCTAAAGTTGTCATTACTGCGGATGGGGGGTTTCGCAAAGATAAGATCGTTCCCCTGAAAATAGAAGTGGATCAAGCCCTCGAAAATGGGGCTTCTAGCGTCGAAAAAGTGATCGTTGTACAACGGACCAAACAAGATGTTACCATGCGCGAAGGACGTGATTATTGGTGGCACGATCTCCAAAAAGATGCCTCTCCTAAATGCGATGCAGAAGTAATGGATAGCGAAGATCCCCTATTCATTCTCTATACCAGTGGTAGTACAGGAAAACCTAAAGGGGTTGTCCATACCACCGGCGGTTATAACCTTTATACCCACATGACCACAAAATGGATCTTTGATCTCAAAGACACCGATGTTTATTGGTGTACTGCCGATGTGGGTTGGATCACGGGACACAGTTACATTGTTTATGGTCCTCTTTCTAATGGTGCAACATCTTTGATGTATGAAGGGGTTCCTCGTCCCTCTAACCCTGGTTGTTTTTGGGATGTGGTAGAAAAATACGGGGTCAATGTCTTTTATACTGCACCTACAGCTATCCGTGCATTTATGAAGATGGGAGAAGAATTACCCAACGCCAGGGATCTCTCATCCTTGCGTTTGTTGGGAACCGTCGGGGAACCCATCAACCCCGAAGCTTGGATGTGGTATCACCGAGTTATTGGGGGTGAAAAATGTCCTATCGTTGATACTTGGTGGCAAACCGAAACCGGTGGGATCATGATTACACCGTTACCTGGGGCCACACCCACCAAACCGGGATCAGCGACTCGTCCTTTCCCTGGTATTATTGCCGATGTGGTGGACAAAGACGGGAACCCCGTTCCCAACAATGCCGGAGGATATCTCGTTATTAAACATCCCTGGCCCAGTATGTTACGCACTGTTTATAATAACCCTGAACGCTTCCAAAAGACCTATTGGGACCCCATTCCTGAAGTTGAAGGGAAACCGGTCTATTTCGCTGGTGATAGTGCGCGGAAGGATGAAAACGGCTATTTTTGGATTATGGGCCGCACCGATGACGTGATGAATGTCTCCGGACACCGTTTGGGTTCAATGGAGTTAGAGTCTGCGTTAGTGTCTCATCCTGCAGTTGCTGAAGCGTCTGTGGTTGGGGTTCCCCATGAGATCAAAGGGGAAGATATTTATGCTTTTGTTACCTTGAAGGATAATTATAGCCCCAGTGACGAGTTAAATAAGGAGTTAAAACAGCACGTCGTAACTAAAATTAGTGCGATCGCTCGTCCGGGTACTATACAGTTTGCTGAAGCATTACCTAAAACGCGATCGGGTAAAATTGTACGGCGTTTCTTACGTCAAATAGCTGCCGGTCAAGATATTGTAGGAGATAAGTCTACGGTAGTTGATCCAAGTGTTTTGGATCAGTTGAGAGAGAAGGGTTAA
- a CDS encoding DUF6888 family protein — protein sequence MPTHEQLEGLYRICYYLTYRALQPIHLICTDERTGNLFILAGDKENIEIEITPNGEVI from the coding sequence ATGCCAACTCACGAACAACTAGAAGGACTTTATCGAATTTGTTATTATTTAACTTATCGAGCTTTACAACCCATACATCTCATTTGTACCGATGAAAGAACAGGTAATCTGTTTATTTTGGCAGGAGATAAGGAAAATATCGAAATTGAAATAACCCCTAATGGAGAGGTAATTTAA
- a CDS encoding DUF6887 family protein — translation MSEINYDQMSDQELRQYFLEHKNDQPALQAYLQRRNKQRRQVITKVGDPDFDLKIEKAIKSKLESRINRQL, via the coding sequence ATGTCAGAGATTAATTATGATCAAATGTCAGACCAAGAACTTAGACAATATTTCTTAGAACATAAAAATGATCAACCTGCTTTACAAGCATATTTGCAAAGACGAAATAAACAACGGAGACAAGTTATTACAAAAGTTGGTGATCCTGATTTTGATTTGAAGATAGAAAAGGCAATTAAATCAAAATTAGAAAGCCGTATCAATAGACAATTATAA
- a CDS encoding ATP-dependent nuclease, translating to MKPKVWIEKIKFSDDSEVTFDSNQIVVFVGPNNVGKSASLKELNILTRSNHKNGKVIKDFRLQKEGSIDYLVEYLEKFSMKEFSNNPEPHYKGYRFNVYKGNCRSWWSMNNQLLDLQPVFINLIKTEDRLTAANPPKNISLTKDAIQHPIHFLQKDDTIEKQFSDYFRQAFGQDLIVHRNAGDHVPLYIGQKPIPKEGEDRVSRSYLEELEKLPLLHEQGDGMRSFVGVLLNAFISNHNILLIDEPEAFLHPPQARLLGKMLAKDLPTDRQLFLATHSSDFLRGLLEAQVSRLKIIRIEREKHINKISVLDNSEIIEVWNDPLLRHSNILDGLFHSKVIICESDSDCRFYSAILQSIYENESNISPDFLFVHCGGKHRVSSVVKALKQLNVNVNSILDFDVLNNQNPLKQIFEELGGDWSIIEKDWKLVKTKIDEKRPELTTEDVKKELSLILESTTDRIFPKNKIKEVENILKKVSAWQDAKKVGKSFIPNGDPTQAYQRLIVELEQVGLMIVEVGELESFVRSIGNHGPKWVNEVLYKDFANDPELHDAREFVKKLI from the coding sequence ATGAAGCCTAAAGTTTGGATTGAAAAAATAAAATTTAGTGATGATTCAGAAGTTACTTTTGACTCTAATCAGATTGTCGTATTTGTTGGACCTAACAATGTAGGAAAAAGTGCATCATTGAAAGAGTTAAATATTTTAACGAGAAGTAATCATAAGAATGGAAAAGTTATTAAAGACTTCAGGTTACAAAAAGAAGGTAGCATAGACTATTTAGTAGAATATCTTGAAAAATTTTCAATGAAAGAATTTTCAAATAATCCTGAACCTCACTATAAAGGTTATAGATTTAATGTATATAAAGGTAATTGTCGTAGTTGGTGGAGTATGAATAATCAACTTTTAGATTTACAACCTGTTTTTATTAACTTAATTAAAACTGAAGATAGATTAACTGCTGCAAACCCACCTAAGAATATATCATTAACTAAAGATGCAATACAACATCCGATTCATTTTTTGCAAAAAGATGACACCATAGAAAAACAATTTAGTGACTATTTTAGACAAGCATTCGGTCAAGATTTAATTGTTCATAGAAATGCAGGAGATCATGTTCCTTTATATATTGGTCAAAAACCCATACCTAAAGAGGGTGAAGATAGAGTATCAAGAAGTTATTTAGAAGAACTAGAAAAACTACCTTTATTACATGAACAAGGAGATGGAATGCGTAGCTTTGTTGGGGTTTTATTAAATGCTTTTATTTCTAATCATAATATTTTATTGATTGATGAACCTGAAGCATTTTTACATCCTCCTCAAGCGAGACTTTTAGGGAAAATGTTAGCCAAAGATTTACCCACTGACAGACAGTTATTTTTAGCAACTCATAGCAGTGATTTTTTAAGAGGATTATTAGAAGCACAAGTTTCTAGACTGAAAATTATTAGAATAGAAAGAGAAAAGCATATAAATAAAATTAGTGTGTTAGATAATTCAGAGATTATAGAAGTTTGGAATGATCCACTGCTAAGACATTCAAATATTTTAGATGGTTTATTTCATTCTAAAGTCATTATTTGTGAGAGTGATTCTGATTGTAGATTTTATTCCGCAATTCTACAAAGTATATATGAGAATGAATCTAACATTAGTCCCGATTTTCTCTTTGTTCATTGTGGAGGAAAACATAGAGTTAGTTCTGTAGTGAAAGCATTAAAACAATTAAATGTAAATGTTAATAGTATTTTAGATTTTGATGTTTTAAACAATCAAAACCCATTAAAACAGATTTTTGAAGAGTTAGGAGGTGATTGGTCAATCATTGAAAAAGACTGGAAACTTGTGAAAACAAAAATAGATGAAAAAAGACCAGAACTAACAACAGAAGATGTAAAAAAAGAGTTGAGTTTAATTCTTGAATCAACGACAGACAGAATTTTTCCTAAAAATAAAATAAAAGAAGTTGAAAATATCCTTAAAAAAGTTTCAGCATGGCAAGATGCTAAAAAAGTCGGTAAAAGTTTTATTCCTAATGGTGATCCAACTCAAGCTTATCAAAGATTAATTGTAGAATTAGAACAAGTAGGATTAATGATTGTAGAAGTAGGAGAACTGGAAAGCTTTGTAAGATCAATTGGAAATCATGGGCCAAAATGGGTTAATGAAGTATTATATAAAGACTTCGCTAATGATCCTGAATTACATGATGCAAGAGAATTTGTTAAAAAATTAATTTAG
- a CDS encoding DUF6883 domain-containing protein — MHQLAVIILNYFSSPDKINKEKTIIVNLLPYVDNAKVDIRKLRDYCLNPDHDDGKHKAHLFSSILGMTADNAEELRQIIFKMIKTHEAKLGRKDKYGQRYTVDFTLKWQNKSAIIRTGWIIENHSKIPKLTTCYPL; from the coding sequence ATGCACCAACTTGCTGTTATTATTTTAAACTATTTTAGTTCACCTGATAAAATTAATAAGGAGAAGACTATTATCGTTAATCTACTGCCTTATGTTGATAATGCTAAGGTTGATATTCGTAAACTGCGTGATTATTGTCTTAATCCCGATCATGATGATGGTAAGCACAAAGCTCATTTATTTTCGTCAATTTTAGGGATGACTGCTGATAATGCCGAAGAATTACGTCAAATTATTTTTAAGATGATCAAAACCCATGAAGCTAAATTAGGACGAAAGGATAAATATGGTCAACGTTACACGGTAGATTTTACACTTAAATGGCAAAACAAAAGTGCAATAATTAGAACAGGTTGGATTATCGAAAATCATTCTAAAATTCCGAAATTAACTACTTGCTATCCCCTTTAA
- a CDS encoding DUF4926 domain-containing protein — protein sequence MKTDKVKLLDVVALTVDIPEDKLFKGQVGTVVDILADGTAYEVEFSDRNGRTYESLGLSADQFMILHFEPINPNSTSEMITTKV from the coding sequence ATGAAAACTGATAAAGTAAAATTGCTTGATGTAGTTGCCTTAACGGTTGATATTCCTGAAGATAAACTATTTAAAGGTCAAGTCGGTACAGTTGTTGATATTTTAGCCGATGGAACAGCGTATGAAGTTGAATTTAGCGATCGCAATGGACGAACTTACGAATCTCTTGGACTCAGTGCTGACCAATTTATGATATTACACTTTGAGCCAATTAACCCTAATTCAACCTCAGAAATGATTACCACCAAAGTATAA
- a CDS encoding DUF2330 domain-containing protein: MKLSRTLTLLGLVLLFLLISMNSAAAFCGFYVAKADSELYNQASQVIIARDGKRTVLTMANDYQGEVNDFAMVVPVPVILTEEQVKVGEPKIIERLDAFSAPRLVEYFDEDPCTRSYLEDELFRTPAAPQAASEMKESRNNALGVTVEEAFSVGEYDIVILSAKESSGLEVWLRENGYKIPNGASEILRPYIQQNLKFFVAKVNLTEYENTGFKSLRPLMMAYESPKFMLPIRLGMLNAQGEQDLIVYLLSPKGQVELTNYRTVKVPSDVEIPEFIQQEFAPFYKAMFTKSYERNGKKVAFVEYAWNMANCDPCSAQPLNREELEKAGVFWLNNSRFNNVFITRLHVRYQRDNFPEDLKFQETANNQLFQGRYIIRHPFREKRGCDAAKSYYQSVRERQDKEAITLSRLTGWNLYDIRKKINFVEFENVPWWQRIFGS; encoded by the coding sequence ATGAAATTAAGTCGCACTTTGACCCTTTTGGGTTTGGTTTTGCTATTCTTGTTGATTTCTATGAATTCCGCTGCTGCTTTTTGTGGGTTTTATGTAGCTAAAGCTGATAGTGAACTGTACAATCAAGCGTCTCAAGTTATTATTGCTAGGGACGGAAAACGAACTGTTTTGACCATGGCTAATGATTATCAAGGGGAAGTTAATGATTTTGCTATGGTGGTTCCGGTTCCCGTTATTTTAACCGAAGAACAAGTTAAAGTTGGAGAACCGAAAATTATTGAGAGATTGGATGCTTTTAGTGCGCCAAGGTTAGTCGAATATTTTGATGAAGATCCCTGTACTCGTTCCTATTTAGAAGATGAACTTTTTAGAACTCCTGCTGCTCCTCAAGCAGCATCGGAAATGAAAGAAAGTCGTAATAATGCTTTAGGGGTAACGGTTGAAGAAGCGTTTAGCGTAGGCGAATATGATATCGTTATTCTCAGTGCAAAAGAGTCTAGTGGGTTAGAAGTTTGGTTAAGAGAAAATGGCTATAAAATACCTAATGGAGCCAGTGAAATTTTACGGCCTTATATTCAACAAAATCTTAAATTTTTTGTAGCTAAAGTAAATTTAACGGAATACGAAAACACAGGGTTTAAATCCCTTCGTCCTTTGATGATGGCCTATGAATCTCCTAAGTTTATGTTGCCCATTCGTTTAGGAATGTTGAATGCCCAGGGAGAACAGGATTTGATTGTTTACTTATTATCTCCCAAAGGACAAGTTGAATTAACTAATTATCGCACAGTAAAAGTTCCCTCTGATGTAGAAATACCTGAATTTATTCAACAAGAATTTGCTCCCTTTTATAAAGCAATGTTTACTAAAAGTTATGAACGAAACGGCAAGAAAGTCGCTTTTGTTGAATATGCTTGGAATATGGCCAATTGTGACCCTTGTTCAGCGCAACCCTTGAACCGTGAAGAATTAGAAAAAGCGGGAGTATTTTGGTTAAATAATAGTCGTTTTAATAATGTGTTTATTACTCGTCTTCATGTGCGTTATCAACGGGATAATTTTCCTGAAGATTTGAAGTTTCAAGAAACGGCTAATAATCAATTGTTCCAAGGAAGGTATATTATCCGTCATCCGTTTCGAGAAAAAAGAGGTTGTGATGCAGCTAAAAGTTATTATCAATCAGTCAGAGAAAGACAAGACAAAGAAGCGATAACTTTATCTCGTTTAACAGGATGGAATCTTTATGATATTCGTAAAAAAATTAATTTTGTTGAGTTTGAAAATGTTCCTTGGTGGCAAAGAATTTTCGGTTCTTAA
- a CDS encoding Uma2 family endonuclease: MVIDVQKKTKFYTPEEYLKLEADAQQRHHYIKGEIIEMAGGTPNHNKIALNLSSALNFAFKGKPLDIFMTDQRLWIPSEKIYTYPDIMVVEQPLNYAQNRNDTLINPLLIVEVLSTSTRNYDKDEKFAAYRTISSFQEYILIDQNCIHIEQYIRQDSNKWTFIEYNNSTDTLILSSVNFEIELVDIYDKVNLS; this comes from the coding sequence ATGGTAATTGATGTACAGAAAAAAACAAAATTCTATACTCCTGAAGAATATTTAAAGTTAGAAGCTGATGCTCAACAACGACATCATTATATTAAAGGAGAAATCATTGAAATGGCTGGCGGTACTCCTAATCATAATAAGATAGCATTAAACTTAAGTAGTGCTTTAAACTTTGCCTTTAAAGGTAAACCATTAGATATTTTTATGACAGATCAAAGGTTATGGATTCCTTCAGAAAAAATCTACACTTATCCTGATATAATGGTAGTTGAGCAACCTTTAAACTATGCTCAAAATCGCAATGATACTTTAATTAATCCTTTGCTCATTGTTGAAGTGTTATCTACGTCAACAAGGAATTATGATAAAGACGAAAAATTTGCAGCTTATCGGACTATTTCTAGTTTTCAAGAATATATTTTAATTGATCAAAATTGTATCCATATTGAACAATATATCCGACAAGACTCGAATAAATGGACGTTTATTGAATACAATAATTCTACGGATACTTTAATCCTATCTTCGGTTAATTTTGAAATCGAACTTGTTGATATTTACGATAAAGTCAATTTAAGCTAA
- a CDS encoding type 1 glutamine amidotransferase, giving the protein MSEPRSLTIGWLYPNLMSTYGDRGNVICLQRRCQWREIPVTILPLDQQTEADQFSKVDVIVGGGAQDRQQEIVMRDLQGAKADQLRNKLDGGTPGVFTCGSPQLLGHYYEPALGQRIEGLGLLDLVTKHPGPNVSRCIGNVVFEVTASPLAEDLKQMLGQPPIIIGFENHGGRTYLGDVQPLGKVKSGYGNNGEDGYEGAFYRHAIATYSHGPLLPKNPFVADWLIKTALQEKYQTEINLMPLDDSLAQKAREAMLKRLESVV; this is encoded by the coding sequence ATGTCTGAACCCCGTTCCTTAACCATCGGTTGGCTTTATCCCAACTTAATGAGTACCTACGGCGATCGTGGTAACGTCATCTGTCTTCAACGCCGTTGTCAATGGCGAGAGATTCCCGTGACTATCCTTCCCCTCGATCAGCAAACAGAAGCGGATCAATTTTCAAAGGTAGATGTGATTGTCGGGGGTGGGGCCCAAGATCGTCAACAAGAAATCGTCATGCGCGATTTACAAGGGGCTAAAGCTGATCAGCTACGGAATAAGTTAGACGGGGGAACCCCTGGGGTGTTTACTTGCGGATCACCTCAACTTCTCGGTCATTATTATGAACCCGCATTAGGGCAGAGAATAGAGGGGTTAGGATTACTTGATTTAGTGACAAAACATCCTGGTCCCAATGTGTCCCGTTGTATTGGTAATGTGGTGTTTGAAGTCACTGCTTCTCCCTTGGCAGAAGACTTAAAACAAATGTTAGGTCAACCACCGATTATTATTGGCTTTGAAAATCACGGGGGACGCACCTATTTAGGGGACGTGCAACCTTTGGGAAAGGTTAAGTCTGGATATGGCAATAATGGGGAAGATGGTTATGAAGGGGCTTTTTATCGTCATGCGATCGCTACTTATTCCCACGGTCCCCTACTACCAAAAAATCCTTTTGTGGCTGACTGGTTGATTAAAACCGCATTACAAGAAAAATATCAAACGGAAATCAATTTAATGCCCCTTGATGATAGTTTAGCTCAAAAAGCCAGAGAAGCCATGTTAAAACGGTTAGAATCTGTTGTTTAA
- a CDS encoding LptF/LptG family permease, with protein sequence MDIGQINPIKIKIKPRIPGLSIMDRYLFIELLLPFLFGMGIFTSLGLSIGTLFDLVRRVTESGLMLSVAMKILVLKMPGFVSLAFPMAMLLAALMAYSRLSSDSEIIALRSLGVSVYRLIIPVILFGLVVTGCAFIVNDWIAPAATHEAAVTLQRAVNQERPDFKERNIVYPEYKTVQEEDGQQVTVLTRLFYAEEYNGDKMQGLTILDRTQEGVNQIVTSESATWNISSNTWDFFNGTIYLIAPDGSYRNIVRFQHQQLALPRAPLDLANRRQNFTEMTIAQTQEYLKAMQLSGNEKRVRKVKVRLQEKYAMPFVCLIFGVVGAAIGVRPQNTNKATSFGVCVGLIFGYYLLAFMSTSLGIWGVLTPFLGAWLPNILGLGAGSLLLVQSASLR encoded by the coding sequence ATGGATATTGGTCAAATAAACCCCATTAAAATTAAAATAAAACCCCGAATCCCTGGTTTATCAATCATGGATCGTTATTTATTTATTGAACTGCTGTTGCCCTTTCTTTTTGGCATGGGCATTTTTACCTCTTTGGGCTTATCCATTGGTACGTTATTCGATTTAGTGCGTCGGGTAACGGAGTCAGGGCTAATGCTGTCGGTGGCCATGAAAATTTTAGTCCTAAAAATGCCAGGATTTGTGAGTTTAGCCTTTCCCATGGCTATGTTACTGGCCGCTTTGATGGCTTATAGTCGGTTATCCAGTGACAGCGAAATTATTGCTTTGCGGAGTTTAGGGGTCAGTGTTTATCGTTTAATTATTCCGGTCATTCTTTTTGGTTTGGTGGTGACAGGATGCGCTTTTATTGTTAATGATTGGATCGCACCGGCAGCCACCCACGAAGCGGCCGTCACCTTACAACGGGCCGTGAATCAAGAACGACCTGACTTTAAAGAACGCAATATTGTTTATCCTGAATACAAAACTGTTCAAGAAGAAGACGGTCAACAAGTTACGGTTTTAACCCGTTTATTCTATGCTGAGGAATATAACGGAGACAAGATGCAAGGGTTAACGATTTTAGACAGAACCCAAGAAGGGGTTAACCAAATTGTTACCTCCGAGTCAGCTACCTGGAATATTTCTAGCAATACCTGGGACTTTTTTAACGGTACCATCTACCTGATTGCCCCCGATGGTTCCTATCGTAATATTGTCCGCTTTCAACATCAACAACTCGCTTTACCTCGGGCCCCGTTAGATTTAGCCAACCGTCGTCAAAATTTCACAGAAATGACCATCGCCCAAACCCAAGAATATCTTAAAGCCATGCAATTAAGTGGTAATGAAAAGCGCGTTAGAAAGGTTAAGGTTCGTCTTCAAGAAAAGTATGCTATGCCTTTCGTTTGTTTAATTTTTGGTGTAGTGGGGGCAGCCATTGGAGTCAGACCGCAAAATACCAATAAAGCCACCAGTTTTGGTGTATGTGTGGGCTTAATTTTCGGTTACTATCTTTTGGCCTTTATGAGTACCTCTCTCGGTATTTGGGGCGTTTTAACCCCATTTTTAGGGGCGTGGTTACCTAATATTCTCGGATTGGGTGCCGGTAGTTTATTATTAGTTCAATCAGCAAGTTTACGATAA
- the lptB gene encoding LPS export ABC transporter ATP-binding protein, with amino-acid sequence MTLILENIHKTYGKRDIVNRVNLKVAPGEIVGLLGPNGAGKTTTFYIATGLIKPNKGRVWLNQQEVTRLPLNKRARLGIGYMTQQPSIFRHLSVAENIQVALEQTNVPFRQRPQRLHTLLKEFRLEKIAHTKGSQVSGGERRRTELARSLAVGQQGPDFLLLDEPFAGVDPIAVSEIQTMIAQLCDRQMGILITDHNVQATLAITNRAYIMRDGQILAAGSAEEIYNNPLVRQYYLGN; translated from the coding sequence ATGACACTGATTTTAGAAAATATCCATAAAACCTATGGAAAAAGAGACATTGTTAATCGCGTTAATCTAAAAGTTGCCCCTGGAGAAATTGTGGGTCTTCTTGGCCCCAACGGTGCAGGGAAAACAACGACATTTTACATCGCGACAGGTCTGATTAAACCCAATAAAGGAAGAGTTTGGTTAAATCAACAAGAAGTGACTCGCTTACCCTTGAATAAGCGGGCCCGCCTAGGGATTGGTTATATGACCCAACAACCGAGTATTTTTCGTCATCTCAGTGTGGCCGAAAACATCCAAGTTGCCCTAGAACAAACAAATGTTCCCTTTCGACAACGGCCTCAGCGATTGCATACTTTACTTAAAGAGTTCCGTCTTGAAAAAATTGCCCACACCAAAGGATCTCAAGTTTCTGGGGGAGAAAGACGCAGAACGGAATTAGCCCGTTCCTTAGCCGTGGGGCAACAAGGACCAGACTTTTTACTATTGGATGAACCCTTTGCCGGCGTTGACCCTATCGCTGTCTCAGAAATTCAAACCATGATCGCTCAATTATGCGATCGCCAGATGGGTATTTTGATCACCGATCACAATGTCCAAGCCACCCTAGCCATTACCAACCGTGCTTATATCATGCGAGATGGTCAAATCTTGGCCGCCGGTAGTGCTGAAGAAATTTATAACAATCCCCTAGTTCGACAGTATTATTTAGGGAACTAA